One genomic window of Streptomyces sp. NBC_01498 includes the following:
- a CDS encoding fatty acid desaturase family protein, whose product MSQAPAEVAETTLPGSAAARTGGSDFAPLLRTVREQGLLERRTAWYARGIAVNLLGLVAVVTGLVLVGASWWALLLAPPLALLSARMSFVAHDAGHAQICATRGRNRLVQLFHANLLLGMSQDWWNDKHNRHHANPNHLEKDPDVGADILVFAQHQTGGRTGFRRWLTRHQAAMFFPLTTLEGIALKVYGFRSVFSRAGSRQTPRERLLEGSLLVIHVVAYLALLFTTLSVGQAVVFLLIHQMMYGLHLGMAFAPNHKGMKIPTEEEFASWGHLRRQVLTSRNIRGGFFTDWFLGGLNYQVEHHLFPSMPRPHLRLAQPLVRAHCQELDVLYVETGLVDSYRQALGHLHEVGAPLRAAA is encoded by the coding sequence ATGTCCCAGGCCCCCGCAGAAGTTGCGGAGACCACTCTCCCCGGCTCCGCTGCCGCCCGCACAGGCGGCAGCGATTTCGCGCCCCTGCTGCGCACGGTCAGGGAGCAGGGCCTCCTCGAACGGCGAACCGCCTGGTACGCCCGCGGCATCGCCGTCAATCTGCTCGGGCTCGTCGCCGTCGTGACCGGCCTGGTGCTCGTCGGGGCGTCCTGGTGGGCCCTGCTGCTGGCTCCGCCGCTGGCGCTCCTGTCCGCCCGCATGTCGTTCGTCGCCCACGACGCGGGCCACGCGCAGATATGCGCCACCCGGGGGCGGAACCGTCTCGTACAGCTTTTCCACGCCAATCTTCTGCTCGGAATGAGCCAGGACTGGTGGAACGACAAGCACAACCGGCACCACGCCAACCCCAACCACCTGGAGAAGGACCCGGACGTCGGCGCCGACATCCTCGTCTTCGCGCAGCACCAGACCGGCGGGCGCACGGGCTTCCGCCGCTGGCTCACCCGCCACCAGGCGGCGATGTTCTTCCCGCTGACGACCCTGGAGGGCATCGCCCTCAAGGTGTACGGCTTCCGGTCCGTCTTCTCCCGCGCCGGCAGCCGCCAGACGCCCCGTGAACGGCTCCTCGAAGGCTCCCTGCTCGTCATCCACGTCGTCGCCTACCTCGCGCTCCTCTTCACGACGCTCAGCGTCGGCCAGGCCGTGGTCTTCCTGCTGATCCACCAGATGATGTACGGCCTCCACCTGGGCATGGCGTTCGCGCCGAACCACAAGGGCATGAAGATCCCCACCGAGGAGGAGTTCGCGAGCTGGGGACATCTGCGCCGGCAGGTCCTCACCTCCCGCAACATCCGGGGCGGCTTCTTCACCGACTGGTTCCTGGGCGGTCTGAACTACCAGGTCGAACACCACCTCTTCCCGAGCATGCCCCGCCCCCACCTGCGGCTCGCCCAGCCGCTGGTCCGCGCGCACTGCCAGGAACTGGACGTCCTCTACGTGGAGACCGGACTGGTCGACTCGTACCGGCAGGCACTGGGCCATCTGCACGAGGTCGGCGCCCCGCTGCGGGCCGCGGCCTGA
- a CDS encoding NADP-dependent succinic semialdehyde dehydrogenase encodes MPIATVNPATGETLKTFDALGPDGIERRLAAAAAAFGRHRTTDVDHRATLMNRAADLLEEDRDDIARTMTTEMGKPIGAARAEAAKCVTAMRWYARRAAELLADEHPSSADVRDSGASRAYVRYRPLGVVLAVMPWNFPLWQVVRFAAPALMAGNVGLLKHASNVPQTALYLDDLFRRAGFPEGCFQTLLVGSDAIEGILRDRRVAAATLTGSEPAGRAVAAVAGDEVKRTVLELGGSDPYIVMPSADIDRAARTAVTARTQNNGQSCIAAKRFLVHADVYDAFGERFVAGMRKLTVGDPLDESTDIGPLASRQGRADLEELVDDAVNRGAMARCGGRRPEGLDRGWYYEPTVLTDIAPDMRIHHEEAFGPVATLYRVADLDEAVSVANDTPFGLSSNVWTRDDTEVRRFVRDLQAGGVFFNGMTASHPAFPFGGVKRSGYGRELSEHGIREFCNVTTVWHGAAPGDEG; translated from the coding sequence ATGCCCATCGCCACGGTCAACCCCGCCACCGGCGAGACCCTGAAGACGTTCGACGCCCTGGGGCCCGACGGGATCGAGCGGCGGCTGGCCGCGGCTGCCGCCGCCTTCGGCCGCCACCGCACCACCGACGTCGACCACCGGGCGACCCTGATGAACCGCGCCGCCGACCTTCTTGAGGAGGACCGCGACGACATCGCCCGCACCATGACCACGGAGATGGGCAAGCCGATCGGGGCCGCCCGCGCGGAGGCGGCGAAGTGCGTCACGGCGATGCGGTGGTACGCGCGTCGCGCGGCGGAACTGCTCGCCGACGAACACCCGTCGTCCGCCGACGTACGTGACTCGGGCGCGTCGCGCGCGTACGTCCGCTACCGCCCCCTGGGAGTCGTCCTGGCGGTCATGCCCTGGAACTTCCCGCTCTGGCAGGTCGTACGGTTCGCCGCCCCCGCGCTCATGGCGGGCAACGTCGGCCTGCTCAAGCACGCCTCGAACGTCCCGCAGACCGCGCTGTATCTGGACGACCTCTTCAGGAGGGCCGGTTTTCCGGAGGGCTGCTTCCAGACGCTGCTGGTGGGATCCGACGCGATCGAGGGCATTCTGCGCGACCGCCGGGTGGCTGCCGCGACCCTCACCGGAAGTGAGCCCGCCGGGCGCGCCGTCGCTGCGGTCGCCGGCGACGAGGTGAAGCGGACCGTACTCGAACTCGGGGGCAGCGACCCGTACATCGTGATGCCCTCGGCGGACATCGACCGCGCCGCGCGTACGGCCGTCACCGCCCGTACACAGAACAACGGACAGTCCTGCATCGCCGCCAAACGCTTCCTCGTGCACGCCGATGTCTACGACGCGTTCGGCGAACGGTTCGTCGCCGGGATGCGGAAGCTGACCGTCGGCGACCCCCTGGACGAGTCCACCGACATCGGGCCGCTCGCCAGCCGGCAGGGCCGCGCCGACCTGGAGGAACTCGTCGACGACGCGGTCAACCGCGGCGCCATGGCCCGCTGCGGCGGACGGCGCCCCGAGGGCCTGGACCGCGGTTGGTACTACGAACCCACCGTCCTCACGGATATCGCCCCCGACATGCGCATCCACCACGAGGAGGCGTTCGGCCCGGTCGCCACCCTGTACCGGGTGGCCGATCTCGACGAGGCGGTGAGTGTCGCCAACGACACACCCTTCGGTCTCAGCTCCAACGTCTGGACGCGTGACGACACGGAGGTGCGGCGCTTCGTCCGCGACCTTCAGGCCGGCGGGGTCTTCTTCAACGGCATGACCGCGTCCCACCCCGCGTTTCCCTTCGGCGGAGTCAAGCGCTCCGGCTACGGGCGGGAGTTGTCGGAGCACGGGATCCGAGAATTCTGCAACGTGACGACCGTCTGGCACGGCGCCGCACCGGGCGACGAGGGCTGA
- a CDS encoding roadblock/LC7 domain-containing protein: MALENGLDWLLEDLTGRVEPIRHALVLSNDGLVTGASSGLAREDAEHLAAVSSGLHSLARGSGRHFNAGRARQTMIEFDDALLFVTAAGEGSCLCVLSDAEADVGQIAYEMTLLVNRVGEHLGIGARQSGQTTVGDI, encoded by the coding sequence ATGGCGTTGGAAAACGGACTTGACTGGCTTCTGGAGGATCTGACCGGACGGGTCGAGCCGATACGGCACGCACTCGTGCTGTCCAACGACGGGCTGGTGACGGGGGCGAGTTCCGGTCTGGCGCGTGAGGACGCCGAGCATCTGGCCGCGGTCTCGTCCGGTCTGCACAGCCTGGCGCGGGGGTCCGGCCGGCACTTCAACGCGGGGCGGGCACGGCAGACCATGATCGAGTTCGATGACGCGCTGCTGTTCGTCACGGCCGCGGGCGAGGGCAGTTGCCTGTGCGTGCTGAGCGACGCGGAGGCGGACGTCGGCCAGATCGCCTACGAGATGACCTTGTTGGTGAACCGGGTCGGGGAGCATCTCGGCATCGGGGCACGGCAGTCGGGACAGACGACGGTCGGGGACATCTGA
- a CDS encoding DUF6397 family protein, whose translation MSVREISETLAAGRAAQELRLKRGEFELAAQLGHVRTVGGLVSGRRRVARGEIERLRRSPGFPEALRERVRTVGTAEGAELLGVSSGRFTRLARAGYLVPVRFYLNRYRAVVWLYLAEDLRLFASGEPGLLTGRLPRTRTGEGAGEDSRAHPEPGESAGIAGSGSAPVEDCRPRNWRGRRIGLLLHESDDRWERAAIVGSVLDPLQLAELVPDPYERACLNRLRPDLAPGRPGTEVGREALRRLLTADDPDEISWHRSSLTALLADARREREAPRPSAPAHDPSGTPDRDRTSEVAGAAPDPFGTPDPLPGPIASPPPAPVLPAPAPAPTPERAGRSVPERAAEPVRTGAGGGGRGRPLLTRLGIGRHRDRVPDGSPNRPRRAATTHHGAGAAR comes from the coding sequence ATGTCTGTCAGGGAAATCTCGGAAACACTGGCCGCCGGCCGAGCGGCCCAGGAACTGCGCCTGAAGCGGGGCGAGTTCGAGCTGGCCGCCCAGTTGGGTCATGTGCGCACCGTGGGCGGGCTCGTGAGTGGCCGCCGCAGGGTCGCGCGGGGAGAGATCGAGCGGCTGCGGAGGTCCCCGGGCTTCCCGGAAGCGCTGCGCGAACGGGTGCGGACGGTGGGGACCGCCGAAGGGGCGGAGCTGCTGGGTGTCAGCTCCGGCCGCTTCACCCGGCTCGCCCGTGCGGGGTATCTGGTGCCGGTGCGTTTCTATCTCAATCGCTATCGGGCGGTGGTCTGGCTCTATCTGGCCGAGGATCTCCGTCTGTTCGCGAGCGGTGAACCGGGCCTGCTGACGGGCCGGTTGCCGCGGACACGGACGGGCGAGGGCGCGGGGGAGGACTCGCGGGCGCACCCGGAGCCGGGGGAGTCGGCCGGCATCGCCGGCTCCGGGTCCGCCCCGGTCGAGGACTGCCGCCCGCGCAACTGGCGCGGCCGTCGCATCGGTCTGCTCCTGCACGAGAGCGACGACCGGTGGGAGCGGGCGGCGATCGTCGGGTCCGTCCTCGATCCGCTCCAACTGGCCGAGCTGGTGCCGGATCCGTACGAGCGGGCGTGTCTGAACCGGCTGCGGCCGGACCTGGCACCGGGCCGTCCCGGTACGGAGGTCGGGCGGGAAGCCCTACGACGGCTGCTGACCGCCGACGATCCGGACGAGATCAGCTGGCACCGGTCCAGCCTGACCGCGCTGCTGGCCGACGCCCGGCGGGAGCGGGAGGCGCCACGCCCGAGCGCCCCGGCCCACGACCCGTCCGGGACACCCGACCGGGACCGGACCTCCGAAGTGGCCGGGGCGGCGCCCGACCCGTTCGGCACGCCCGACCCGCTCCCGGGACCGATCGCGTCGCCGCCCCCCGCTCCGGTCCTCCCGGCCCCAGCCCCGGCCCCGACTCCGGAGCGGGCGGGCCGGTCCGTACCGGAACGCGCCGCCGAACCGGTACGGACCGGGGCGGGCGGTGGGGGAAGGGGACGTCCGTTGCTGACGCGGCTGGGGATCGGGCGTCACCGGGACCGGGTCCCGGACGGCAGTCCGAACCGGCCCCGGCGGGCTGCCACCACGCACCATGGCGCCGGTGCCGCCCGGTGA
- a CDS encoding fibronectin type III domain-containing protein, which produces MSRPIPWLSTEETTVRRTPTQVALVTATALTLVACGGGGDDKDSQAPSAPTGVSVQAGSALSAHVMWGKAKDNVAVSGYVVYRGKEKVKDVSADQLMIDVTGLKPSTAYSFSVRAKDAAGNLSSHSDKKAVTTPAAAAEDKKAPAQPLKLRGKHEGSRGAALTWSAPAKDEGITSYDVLQGGSKIHSVGGDATSAKVTGLRPGTDYSFTLQARDAADNASPASAPVELSTPKGSGDDPDTAPLAFEANRSKSDKDGAYYLDLSWLPPEIDGDVPSYEIHLNGKLTTTLVWGNNPPVGRSTESVYAGKKPGVTYKVKIRAKLPDGEWGRFSPELTVVTGEANS; this is translated from the coding sequence ATGTCTAGACCAATCCCCTGGCTCTCGACGGAGGAGACGACCGTGCGACGGACCCCCACCCAGGTCGCGCTCGTTACCGCTACCGCCCTCACCCTCGTCGCCTGTGGCGGTGGCGGTGACGACAAGGACTCGCAGGCGCCGTCGGCCCCGACCGGTGTCAGCGTCCAGGCCGGCAGCGCGCTGTCCGCTCACGTCATGTGGGGCAAGGCCAAGGACAATGTCGCGGTCAGCGGCTACGTGGTGTATCGCGGCAAGGAGAAGGTGAAGGACGTCTCCGCCGATCAGCTGATGATCGACGTCACCGGGCTGAAGCCGTCCACCGCCTACTCGTTCTCGGTGCGGGCCAAGGACGCCGCCGGGAATCTTTCCTCGCACAGCGACAAGAAGGCCGTCACCACACCGGCAGCGGCGGCCGAGGACAAGAAGGCGCCGGCGCAGCCGCTGAAGTTGCGCGGCAAGCACGAGGGTTCGCGGGGCGCGGCGCTCACCTGGAGCGCGCCGGCCAAGGACGAGGGCATCACCTCCTACGACGTCCTCCAGGGCGGCTCGAAGATCCACAGCGTGGGCGGGGACGCGACCTCCGCCAAGGTCACCGGCCTCCGGCCCGGCACCGACTACTCGTTCACCCTCCAGGCCCGCGACGCCGCCGACAACGCCTCTCCGGCCAGCGCCCCGGTGGAGCTCAGCACCCCGAAGGGGTCGGGCGACGACCCCGACACCGCGCCGCTCGCCTTCGAGGCCAACCGCAGCAAGAGCGACAAGGACGGCGCGTACTACCTCGACCTGTCGTGGCTGCCGCCCGAGATCGACGGCGACGTGCCCTCGTACGAGATCCATCTCAACGGGAAGCTCACCACCACGCTGGTCTGGGGCAACAATCCGCCGGTGGGCCGCAGTACCGAGAGCGTCTACGCGGGCAAGAAGCCGGGTGTCACCTACAAGGTGAAGATCCGCGCGAAGCTGCCGGACGGCGAGTGGGGCCGCTTCTCCCCCGAACTCACCGTGGTCACCGGCGAGGCCAACTCCTGA
- a CDS encoding GNAT family N-acetyltransferase, producing the protein MQTNTLVVRRAVPADASDISGLWLRSFAAALPSVRRPHSEQRVHAWIRDIVLPTQETWVATSGEAVVGMMVIEGGDVDQLYLDPDHRGCGIGARLLDLAKRRRPDGLSLWTFQINGPARRFYERHGFVAVEETDGRSNEENEPDVRYRWHPGPDGNAGPGSEGGRPSL; encoded by the coding sequence GTGCAGACCAACACACTTGTCGTCCGTCGCGCGGTACCCGCCGACGCGTCCGACATCTCCGGACTGTGGCTGCGATCCTTCGCGGCTGCCCTCCCGAGCGTCCGGCGCCCCCACTCCGAGCAGCGGGTGCACGCCTGGATCCGTGACATCGTCCTGCCGACCCAGGAGACGTGGGTGGCGACCTCCGGAGAGGCGGTCGTCGGCATGATGGTGATCGAGGGCGGGGACGTCGACCAGCTGTATCTGGACCCCGACCACCGGGGCTGCGGCATCGGAGCGCGCCTGCTCGATCTGGCGAAGCGGCGACGGCCGGACGGACTGTCCCTGTGGACGTTCCAGATCAACGGTCCGGCGCGGCGGTTCTACGAGCGGCACGGCTTCGTCGCCGTCGAGGAGACCGACGGCCGGAGCAACGAGGAGAACGAGCCGGACGTGCGCTACCGCTGGCACCCCGGTCCGGACGGAAACGCGGGCCCCGGAAGTGAGGGTGGCCGCCCTTCCCTGTGA
- a CDS encoding glycoside hydrolase family 19 protein produces MSALALAVFLPASTSAAATTAAACVTPWNASTVYWGNDVASYNGRNWTAKWWTQNERPGTVDVWADNGACGGGPTDPPPAGGFVVSEAQFNQMFPSRNSFYTYNGLKAALSAYPAFANTGSDTVKRQEAAAFLANVSHETGGLVHVVEQNTANYPHYCDTSQSYGCPAGQAAYYGRGPIQLSWNFNYKAAGDALGIDLLNNPWLVQNDAAVAWKTGLWYWNTQNGPGTMTPHNAMVNQAGFGQTIRSINGSLECDGRNPAQVQSRINNYQRFTQILGTTPGGNLYC; encoded by the coding sequence ATGTCGGCCCTGGCCCTCGCGGTGTTCCTGCCCGCCTCGACCTCGGCGGCGGCCACCACGGCCGCCGCGTGCGTCACCCCCTGGAACGCGTCCACCGTGTACTGGGGCAACGATGTCGCCTCGTACAACGGTCGCAACTGGACCGCGAAGTGGTGGACCCAGAACGAAAGACCAGGCACGGTCGACGTCTGGGCCGACAACGGCGCCTGCGGCGGTGGCCCCACGGACCCGCCGCCCGCCGGTGGCTTCGTGGTCAGCGAGGCGCAGTTCAACCAGATGTTCCCGAGTCGCAATTCCTTCTACACCTACAACGGTCTCAAGGCCGCGCTGAGCGCCTACCCGGCCTTCGCGAACACCGGCAGTGACACCGTCAAGCGCCAGGAGGCCGCGGCCTTCCTCGCCAACGTCAGCCACGAGACCGGCGGGCTGGTCCATGTGGTCGAGCAGAACACGGCCAACTACCCGCACTACTGCGACACTTCGCAGTCCTACGGCTGCCCGGCCGGTCAGGCCGCGTACTACGGGCGCGGTCCGATCCAGCTCAGCTGGAACTTCAACTACAAGGCCGCCGGCGACGCGCTGGGCATCGACCTGCTCAACAACCCCTGGCTCGTCCAGAACGACGCGGCCGTCGCCTGGAAGACCGGTCTCTGGTACTGGAACACCCAGAACGGCCCCGGCACCATGACCCCGCACAACGCCATGGTCAACCAGGCCGGCTTCGGCCAGACGATCCGCTCCATCAACGGCTCCCTGGAATGCGACGGCCGCAACCCGGCGCAGGTCCAGAGCCGCATCAACAACTACCAGCGCTTCACCCAGATCCTCGGCACGACGCCCGGCGGCAACCTGTACTGCTGA
- a CDS encoding tyrosinase family oxidase copper chaperone, producing the protein MTDVTKLEPRPPEVRAEGPTTFAAPPPESPRPPESPGPLASAPPPAPPTPPGRARRLVLRTAFALGVSGGTAAALVPVLRAGPHHEAAARPDEAGGAAGAEKAEGAVGGPPLPEFFDEMYRGRHLRGTGTGVRIDGRPLHLMRRADGGHVSVVNHVESFPTALAATRAAVDDLGGTRLVPAGPAPH; encoded by the coding sequence ATGACAGACGTCACGAAACTGGAGCCGAGGCCCCCGGAGGTACGGGCCGAGGGGCCGACGACCTTCGCGGCGCCCCCGCCCGAATCGCCGCGTCCCCCTGAGTCGCCGGGCCCTCTCGCGTCGGCGCCTCCGCCCGCGCCGCCCACCCCGCCCGGCCGCGCCCGGCGGCTGGTGCTGCGCACCGCGTTCGCCCTCGGTGTGAGCGGCGGTACGGCCGCGGCCCTGGTGCCCGTTCTCCGGGCCGGCCCACACCACGAGGCCGCCGCACGGCCCGACGAAGCCGGCGGAGCCGCAGGAGCGGAGAAGGCCGAGGGCGCCGTGGGCGGCCCACCGCTCCCGGAGTTCTTCGACGAGATGTATCGCGGCCGGCACCTGCGGGGGACCGGGACCGGTGTCCGTATCGACGGCCGGCCCCTGCACCTCATGCGGCGCGCCGACGGCGGCCACGTCAGCGTGGTCAACCATGTCGAGTCCTTCCCGACGGCACTGGCGGCCACCCGCGCGGCGGTCGACGACCTCGGCGGGACCCGGCTGGTGCCCGCCGGCCCGGCACCCCACTGA
- a CDS encoding tyrosinase family protein has product MAHIRKNQRNLTGAEKKRFVAALLELKRRGVYDELVRLHVRHYRADGTGGLRTGHMAPSFLPWHRKYLLEFERALQVIDPAVTVPYWDWTTDNTPAASLWSEDFLGGDGRRSDGQVTTGAFAYATGNWTIDDGVLERTYLVRALGRPSSPIALPTKDELDWAMNESLYDAAPWDSTVARGFRNRLEGWAAGSGTARWRNHNRVHRWIGGQMLGAAAPHDPVFWLHHAFVDLLWDRWQRKHPKSGYLPARKLSAGDPQAGRAIALDEPMPPWRTTPAEMLGHRSLYRYET; this is encoded by the coding sequence ATGGCGCACATCAGAAAGAACCAGCGGAACCTCACCGGCGCGGAGAAGAAGCGCTTCGTCGCCGCGCTCCTGGAGCTCAAACGGCGGGGTGTGTACGACGAACTCGTCCGTCTGCACGTCCGCCACTACCGGGCCGACGGCACCGGCGGTCTCCGGACCGGACACATGGCGCCGTCGTTCCTGCCCTGGCACCGCAAGTACCTGCTGGAGTTCGAGCGGGCTCTCCAGGTGATCGACCCGGCGGTGACCGTACCGTACTGGGACTGGACGACCGACAACACGCCGGCCGCCTCCCTCTGGTCCGAGGACTTCCTCGGCGGCGACGGCCGCCGGTCCGACGGGCAGGTGACGACGGGGGCGTTCGCGTACGCGACGGGCAACTGGACCATCGACGACGGGGTGCTGGAACGCACCTACCTCGTCCGCGCCCTCGGCCGCCCCTCCTCCCCGATCGCGCTGCCCACCAAGGACGAGCTGGACTGGGCGATGAACGAGTCCCTCTACGACGCCGCTCCCTGGGACTCCACGGTCGCCCGTGGTTTCCGCAACCGTCTCGAGGGCTGGGCGGCGGGCAGTGGCACGGCGCGGTGGCGCAACCACAACCGGGTGCACCGCTGGATCGGCGGCCAGATGCTGGGGGCCGCCGCACCCCACGACCCGGTCTTCTGGCTTCACCACGCCTTTGTCGACCTGCTCTGGGACCGCTGGCAGCGCAAGCACCCGAAGTCCGGGTATCTGCCCGCGCGGAAGCTGTCCGCAGGCGATCCGCAGGCGGGCCGTGCCATCGCCCTGGACGAGCCGATGCCGCCCTGGCGGACGACCCCGGCGGAGATGCTCGGCCATCGGAGTCTGTACCGGTACGAGACCTGA
- a CDS encoding chaplin has product MSRIAKAAAVLAGTGAVLAGGAGMAAANAGAEGAAVGSPGVLSGNLVQVPVHIPVNLCGNTIDVIGLLNPAFGNQCANVDLQPAPVAPGYGY; this is encoded by the coding sequence ATGTCGCGTATCGCGAAGGCCGCCGCTGTTCTCGCCGGCACGGGCGCCGTGCTGGCCGGCGGTGCCGGTATGGCCGCCGCCAACGCCGGTGCCGAGGGTGCGGCCGTCGGTTCGCCCGGGGTCCTGTCCGGCAACCTGGTCCAGGTGCCGGTGCACATTCCGGTCAACCTCTGCGGCAACACCATCGACGTGATCGGTCTGCTCAACCCGGCGTTCGGCAACCAGTGCGCGAACGTCGACCTCCAGCCCGCCCCGGTCGCCCCCGGTTACGGCTACTGA